The Peribacillus simplex genome contains a region encoding:
- a CDS encoding LacI family DNA-binding transcriptional regulator, giving the protein MVTITDIAKLAGVAKSTVSRYLNNGSVSEATKNKIERVINETSYAPNAFAQSLKAKKTNIIGTIVPRLDSYASSHTLIGIDEQLRELNYQMLISNTGQDLNREIENIYTLAKQKVAGMILLPSQVTDAHLEAFKELHLPVLLVGQQHETIHSIIHNDYEAAYDLGKHVLEKGHRKIAFLGVTGKDIAVGVMRKKGFQRAIDEKSDCEVRYYETSFSITDALINVPSIIEEFTPSIIVCATDNIAIGALKAAYLRGLKVPEDLSITGFGGYEVTEMIHPGITTAKFYYKEAGQMAAKSIVKLVNGEELPKLSLSKYKIIERESVDNRLLHRL; this is encoded by the coding sequence TTGGTTACAATTACTGATATCGCGAAGCTTGCCGGAGTTGCTAAGAGTACAGTTTCACGTTATCTAAATAATGGTTCTGTTAGTGAGGCAACGAAAAATAAAATCGAACGTGTGATAAATGAAACCAGCTATGCTCCTAATGCCTTCGCTCAAAGTTTAAAAGCAAAGAAAACTAATATAATCGGTACCATCGTACCGAGACTTGATTCGTATGCTTCTTCTCATACGTTAATTGGCATTGATGAACAATTAAGAGAACTAAATTATCAAATGCTGATCTCAAATACCGGTCAGGATTTAAATCGGGAAATTGAAAATATTTACACACTGGCTAAGCAAAAGGTTGCGGGAATGATTTTGCTTCCATCCCAAGTTACCGACGCCCATTTAGAGGCCTTCAAAGAGCTGCACTTGCCCGTTTTACTGGTTGGTCAGCAGCATGAAACAATTCACAGCATCATACACAATGATTATGAAGCAGCATATGATCTCGGAAAACATGTGCTGGAAAAAGGTCACCGTAAGATTGCTTTTTTGGGCGTAACAGGAAAAGATATTGCTGTAGGAGTCATGCGAAAAAAAGGATTTCAGCGGGCGATAGATGAAAAATCAGACTGTGAAGTAAGGTATTATGAAACAAGCTTCAGCATAACAGATGCATTAATCAATGTCCCTTCTATTATTGAAGAATTCACTCCCTCTATTATCGTATGTGCAACTGATAATATAGCGATTGGTGCTTTGAAAGCAGCTTATTTAAGAGGTTTAAAAGTCCCAGAAGACTTGTCGATCACTGGATTTGGAGGTTATGAAGTAACAGAGATGATACACCCAGGCATAACTACAGCGAAATTTTACTACAAAGAAGCAGGACAAATGGCAGCTAAAAGTATCGTAAAGCTTGTTAACGGGGAAGAATTACCAAAATTATCTCTATCAAAATATAAAATTATTGAAAGAGAAAGCGTTGACAATCGTTTACTACACCGATTATAA
- a CDS encoding SDR family oxidoreductase, whose protein sequence is MTNQLFTGKRALVTGGTKGMGKAIVDKLKREGATVVTSARTEPMGKTNADLFIPADLTSVEGIKLLAERALDFLGGIDILINNIGGSSAPAGGVLALNEEEWLEAFNRNLFPSVRLDRELIPEMMKQGKGIIIHISSIQRTLPLYESTLAYAAAKAALSNYSKGLSNELASSGIRVNTVAPGFIQTEAADRMIDRLAEKYGSRKKALEELMDSLGGIPLGRPGQPEDVAELVAFLASDLAKSITGSEYKVDGGTIPTI, encoded by the coding sequence ATGACCAATCAATTATTCACAGGAAAAAGAGCACTTGTAACTGGCGGAACTAAGGGTATGGGTAAAGCAATTGTAGATAAGTTAAAAAGAGAGGGAGCAACCGTAGTTACTTCCGCAAGGACAGAACCTATGGGAAAAACCAATGCAGATTTGTTTATCCCTGCTGATTTAACATCGGTTGAAGGAATAAAATTGCTGGCGGAACGGGCTCTTGACTTTCTAGGAGGGATAGATATTCTAATCAATAATATTGGTGGTTCTAGCGCGCCAGCTGGCGGGGTACTGGCTCTTAATGAGGAAGAATGGTTGGAAGCATTTAATAGGAATTTATTCCCTTCCGTTCGGCTGGATCGAGAATTAATCCCCGAAATGATGAAACAAGGAAAGGGTATAATTATTCATATTTCTTCTATTCAGAGAACATTGCCTTTATACGAATCGACCCTTGCTTATGCCGCAGCTAAAGCAGCATTAAGCAACTATAGTAAAGGACTGTCAAACGAATTGGCATCAAGCGGAATAAGAGTGAATACTGTAGCTCCTGGTTTTATTCAGACAGAAGCAGCTGACCGAATGATTGATCGTCTAGCAGAAAAATATGGTTCACGCAAAAAAGCATTAGAGGAGTTAATGGATTCACTTGGAGGAATACCTTTAGGGAGGCCGGGACAACCCGAAGACGTTGCTGAATTAGTAGCATTTCTTGCTTCGGATTTAGCAAAGTCGATTACAGGCAGCGAATATAAAGTAGATGGTGGGACGATACCTACCATTTAA
- a CDS encoding DinB family protein → MLKLFQYNWQVRDDWFTLCEDIPDEELLKKRVGGFGSILHTLFHIVDVEYMWILGLRGEPVPEEPLFEDYASLQKVKNLSAQYHEKVKPFVTSWTNEMESRKLSETDFNEEPISSRDAPIRRRVIECTHGEIIRHVIVHEIHHIGQLSIWAREIGKEPVSANLRGRGLFDN, encoded by the coding sequence ATGTTGAAACTGTTTCAATATAACTGGCAAGTTCGTGATGATTGGTTTACATTGTGCGAAGACATACCGGATGAAGAACTATTAAAGAAACGGGTCGGTGGGTTCGGTAGTATCCTACATACCCTATTTCACATTGTAGATGTGGAATATATGTGGATCTTAGGTTTGCGAGGTGAACCAGTGCCTGAGGAGCCATTGTTTGAGGATTATGCTAGCTTACAAAAAGTGAAAAATCTTTCAGCTCAATACCATGAGAAAGTGAAGCCATTTGTGACATCTTGGACAAATGAAATGGAATCTCGGAAACTTTCAGAAACTGATTTCAATGAAGAACCGATTAGCTCTAGAGACGCACCAATCAGGCGCCGAGTCATTGAATGTACACACGGAGAGATCATACGTCACGTCATTGTCCACGAAATTCACCATATTGGCCAGTTATCTATATGGGCACGTGAAATAGGAAAGGAGCCTGTTTCCGCAAATCTGAGAGGAAGAGGGCTATTCGATAATTAG
- a CDS encoding MBL fold metallo-hydrolase — MKVKATVLSENSVFSNLGAIAEHGWSVFLETDHGNYLFDTGQGKALLNNAKVFKKDLSSIKGIILSHHHIDHTGGLLAAVKAVEAKTVDVFAHPDLFKEGYLVRMGYKYIGVPFSRVDLESYGANFKFNTEFTEIAPNVYLTGEVPRLSDFEHGDTDIVQQTEEGYIQDQVMDDQSIIIKTEKGLFVILGCSHAGIVNILNYAVQKTGENRIHTVIGGTHLWCVSDEQKEKSIQALKELNIERLGVSHCTGFEVSMSLAQEFGQKFFYCNVGTVVKV; from the coding sequence ATGAAGGTTAAGGCAACAGTTCTTTCTGAAAACAGTGTGTTCAGTAACCTGGGAGCGATTGCGGAACACGGTTGGTCTGTTTTTTTGGAAACGGATCATGGTAATTATCTCTTCGATACTGGTCAAGGTAAGGCACTGCTCAATAACGCGAAAGTATTCAAAAAAGATTTATCCAGTATTAAAGGAATTATACTGAGCCATCATCATATCGATCATACTGGTGGTCTGCTGGCTGCCGTAAAGGCAGTTGAGGCAAAAACAGTTGATGTTTTTGCACATCCTGACCTGTTCAAAGAAGGATATCTTGTTCGGATGGGTTATAAATACATCGGAGTCCCTTTTTCTAGAGTTGACCTTGAAAGCTACGGGGCCAATTTTAAATTCAACACGGAATTTACCGAAATCGCTCCAAATGTTTATCTAACAGGTGAGGTTCCTCGATTATCAGATTTTGAACATGGCGATACCGATATTGTCCAGCAGACGGAAGAAGGTTATATCCAAGATCAGGTTATGGACGATCAGTCCATTATTATCAAAACGGAAAAAGGTTTGTTTGTCATTCTAGGATGTTCTCATGCAGGCATCGTCAATATTCTCAATTATGCAGTCCAAAAGACCGGTGAAAACCGAATTCATACCGTTATCGGCGGCACTCATTTATGGTGCGTAAGCGACGAACAGAAGGAAAAAAGCATTCAAGCGTTGAAAGAATTGAATATTGAACGCCTTGGAGTGTCCCATTGTACCGGCTTCGAGGTAAGCATGAGCTTAGCTCAAGAATTCGGACAAAAGTTCTTTTACTGCAATGTGGGAACAGTTGTAAAAGTATGA
- a CDS encoding helix-turn-helix transcriptional regulator, which yields MAMNRYFEIVYILLNKKNITAKELAERFEVSTRTIYRDIDALSAAGIPIYSSQGRGGGISLIDEFVLNTSLLSEAEQNGIMMALQGLTATSYPEADELLSKLSILFKKEKRDWIEVDFSPWGSKKNQKELFHLLKEAIFSNRIIKFIYFSGNGTKRRRTVSPNKLIYKDKSWYVNAYCLDNSANRTFKVNRMKEVVMTEELFIASEMIKIPSDNEETGLGNLIEVQLKIAASGAFRVYDEFEESDVEINSDGSYTIRANFPDSDWLLSYILSFGSHLRGVEPEGLRQKVTDELENMKRYLFSE from the coding sequence ATGGCAATGAATAGATATTTTGAAATTGTTTATATCCTACTAAATAAAAAAAACATAACAGCAAAAGAATTAGCGGAGCGTTTTGAGGTGTCAACACGTACGATTTATCGAGATATAGATGCTTTGAGTGCTGCTGGAATCCCGATTTATAGCAGTCAGGGGAGAGGAGGAGGAATTTCACTCATAGATGAATTTGTTCTTAATACCTCTCTTTTGTCTGAAGCCGAACAAAATGGCATCATGATGGCACTTCAGGGATTAACAGCAACCTCTTATCCTGAAGCGGATGAATTGTTATCCAAGTTGAGCATACTTTTTAAAAAAGAAAAAAGGGATTGGATTGAAGTCGACTTTTCACCGTGGGGAAGTAAAAAAAATCAAAAAGAACTTTTCCACTTACTCAAGGAAGCGATTTTTTCCAATCGAATAATCAAATTTATATATTTCAGTGGGAATGGAACTAAACGTAGAAGAACGGTAAGCCCTAATAAATTAATATACAAAGATAAATCCTGGTATGTAAATGCTTATTGTTTAGACAATAGTGCCAACCGGACCTTCAAAGTAAATAGAATGAAAGAAGTCGTAATGACAGAAGAACTTTTTATAGCAAGCGAAATGATTAAAATTCCTTCTGATAATGAGGAAACAGGATTGGGGAATCTTATTGAAGTACAATTGAAGATTGCTGCTAGCGGTGCTTTTAGAGTTTATGATGAGTTCGAGGAAAGTGACGTCGAGATAAATTCGGATGGTTCTTATACTATTAGAGCCAATTTTCCAGATAGTGATTGGTTATTAAGTTATATTTTATCCTTTGGCAGCCATTTAAGGGGTGTAGAGCCGGAAGGTCTCCGTCAGAAAGTTACTGATGAGTTAGAAAATATGAAAAGGTACTTATTTTCGGAATAA
- a CDS encoding Dabb family protein — protein sequence MVMNTLLIKLKEPSSENISKTKELLEKLKVKIPDIRDLKVKMNSRQSELSYDMVLNVKFDSLESMEACLLKMKGSFKMQLADVLLSYGNMTPSIK from the coding sequence ATGGTGATGAATACGTTACTTATCAAACTAAAAGAGCCTAGTAGTGAAAATATCAGTAAGACCAAGGAATTATTAGAGAAATTGAAAGTAAAAATACCTGATATCAGAGACCTTAAGGTAAAGATGAATAGTCGCCAATCAGAATTGTCCTACGACATGGTCCTCAATGTAAAATTTGACTCTTTAGAATCTATGGAAGCGTGCCTATTGAAAATGAAAGGATCCTTTAAAATGCAGCTAGCTGATGTTTTGTTGTCATATGGGAACATGACTCCCTCTATAAAATAA
- a CDS encoding MarR family winged helix-turn-helix transcriptional regulator, producing MQLQRLERHPRTFGDAGPLTPSEIHTIDAIGYDGGILMSELATRLSVTKGAVTQIIGRLESKELVKRSPHPDDSRAVIISLTEKGKSAYRVHEELHLNFYKELSAQLDQKEIEIFEKCIQKLNEFLQK from the coding sequence ATGCAGCTCCAACGACTTGAACGTCATCCTCGCACCTTTGGAGACGCAGGCCCCTTGACGCCAAGTGAAATTCACACGATTGACGCCATTGGTTACGATGGTGGTATCCTCATGAGTGAACTGGCCACCCGTCTCAGTGTAACGAAAGGTGCGGTTACGCAGATTATCGGACGTTTAGAAAGCAAAGAGCTCGTTAAGCGTTCCCCTCACCCGGATGATTCTAGGGCGGTAATTATCTCACTTACTGAAAAAGGAAAAAGTGCTTACCGAGTCCACGAAGAATTACATCTGAATTTTTACAAAGAGCTTAGCGCTCAATTAGACCAAAAGGAGATCGAAATTTTCGAAAAATGCATTCAAAAGCTAAATGAGTTTTTGCAGAAATAA